From the genome of Tachypleus tridentatus isolate NWPU-2018 chromosome 6, ASM421037v1, whole genome shotgun sequence:
ttatagttcttatagagtcattaaccattacttaggtatgaagtaactgttatagttcttatagagtcattaaacattacttaggtatcaagtaactgttatagttcttatagagccattaaccattacttaggtatcaagtaactgttatagttcttatagagtcattaaccattacttaggtatcaagtaactgttatagttcttatagagtcattaaccattacttaggtatcaagtaactgttatagttcttatagagtcattaaccattacttaggtatcaagttactgttatagttcttatagagtcattaaccattacttaggtatcaagtaactgttatacttttaatagagtcattaaccattacaaaggtatgaagtaactgttatagttcttatagagtcattaaccattacttaggtatcaagttgttatagttcttatagagtcattaaccattacttaggtatcaagtaactgttatagttcttatagagtcattaaccattacttaggtatcaagtaactgttatagttcttatagagtcattaaccattacttaggtatcaagtaactgttatagttcttatagagttaTTAACCAAAAAACTTTACTTAGGTatcattacttaggtatcaagtaactgttatagttcttatagagtcattaaccattacttaggtatcaagtaactgttatacttcttatagagtcattaaccattacttaggtatgaagtaactgttatagttcttatagagtcattaaacattacttaggtatcaagtaactgttatagttcttatagagtcattaaccattacttaggtatcaagttaactgttatagttcttatagagtcattaaccattacttaggtatgaagtaactgttatagttcttatagagtcattaaacattacttaggtatcaagtaactgttatagttcttatagagtcattaaccattacttaggtatcaagaaaatgttatagttcttatagagtcattaaccattacttaggtatcaagtaactgttatagttcttatagagtcattaacaattacttaggtatcaagtaactgttatagttcttatagagtcattaaccattacttaggtatcaagtaactgttatagttcttatagagtcattaaccattacttaggtatcaagtaactgttatagttcttatagagtcattaaccattacttaggtatcaagtaactgttatagttcttatagagtcattaaccattacttaggtatcaagtaactgttatagttcttatagagtcattaaccattacttaagAAACTATCAAGTTCTTAttagtcattaaccattacttaggtatcaagaaactgttatagttcttatagagccattaaccattaggtatcaagaaactgttatagttcttatagagtcattaaccattacttaggtatcaagtaactgttatagttcttatagagtcattaaccattacttaggtatcaagtaactgttatagttcttatagagccattaaccattacttaggtatgaagtaactgttatagttcttatagagtcattaaccattacttaggtatcaagtaactgttatagttcttatagagtcattaaccattacttaggtatcaagtaactgttatactTCTTattgagtcattaaccattacttaggtatgaagtaactgttatagttcttatagagtcattaaccattacttaggtatgaagaaACTGTTATCgttcttatagagccattaaccattaattaggtatgaagtaactgttatagttcttattgaGTCATTATCCATTaattaggtatcaagaaactgttatagttcttatagagtcattaaccattacttaggtatcaagttactgttatagttcttatagagtcattaaccattacttaggtatgaagtaactgttatagttcttatagagtcattaaccattacttaggtatcaagaaactgttatagttcttatagagtcattaaccattacttaggtatcaagtaactgttatagttcttatagagtccattaaccattacttaggtatcaagtaactgttatagttcttatagagtcattaaccattacttaggtatgaagtaactgttatagttcttatagagtcattaaccattacttaggtatcaagtaactgttatagttcttatagagtcattaaccattacttaggtatgaagtaactgttatagttcttatagagtcattaaccattacttaggtatcaagtaactgttatagttcttatagagtcattaaccattacttaggtatgttCTTATAgaaaactgttatagttcttatagagtcattaaccattacttaggtatcaagtaactgttatagttcttatagagtcattaaccattacttaggtatcaagtaactgttatagttcttatagagtcattaaccattacttaggtatcaagtaactgttatagttcttatagagtcattaaccattacttaggtatcaagtaactgttatagttcttatagagtcattaaccattacttaggtatgaagttactgttatagttcttatagagtcattaaccattacttaggtatcaagaaactgttatagttctttcCAAGTACATGCATAACTTagtatgaagtaactgttatagttcttatagagtcattaaccattacttaggtatgaagtaactgttatagttcttatagagtcattaaccattacttaggtatcaagtaactgttatagttcttatagagccattaaccattacttaggtatgaagttactgttatagttcttatagaagtcattaaccattacttaggtatcaagaaactgttatagttcttatagagccattaaccattacttaggtatcaacaaactgttatagttcttatagagacATTAACCATTGCTTaagtatcaagaaactgttatacttcgtatagagccattaaccattacttaggtatcaagaaactgttatagttcttatagagccattaaccattacttaggtatcaagtaactgttatagttcttatagagtcattaaccattacttaggtatgaagatactgttatagttcttatagagtcattaaccattacttagttcaagaaactgttatagttcttatatcAAGAGCCacaaccattacttaggtatcaagtaactgttatagttcttatagagccattaaccattacttaggtatgtgaagtaactgttatagttcttatagagccatNNNNNNNNNNNNNNNNNNNNNNNNNNNNNNNNNNNNNNNNNNNNNNNNNNNNNNNNNNNNNNNNNNNNNNNNNNNNNNNNNNNNNNNNNNNNNNNNNNNNNNNNNNNNNNNNNNNNNNNNNNNNNNNNNNNNNNNNNNNNNNNNNNNNNNNNNNNNNNNNNNNNNNNNNNNNNNNNNNNNNNNNNNNNNNNNNNNNNNNNNNNNNNNNNNNNNNNNNNNNNNNNNNNNNNNNNNNNNNNNNNNNNNNNNNNNNNNNNNNNNNNNNNNNNNNNNNNNNNNNNNNNNNNNNNNNNNNNNNNNNNNNNNNNNNNNNNNNNNNNNNNNNNNNNNNNNNNNNNNNNNNNNNNNNNNNNNNNNNNNNNNNNNNNNNNNNNNNNNNNNNNNNNNNNNNNNNNNNNNNNNNNNNNNNNNNNNNNNNNNNNNNNNNNNNNNNNNNNNNNNNNNNNNNNNNNNNNNNNNNNNNNNNNNNNNNNNNNNNNNNNNNNNNNNNNNNNNNNNNNTTGAAACGCACGGGCCGTTTACAAATGAATATCAGCCAAGTTGATTGGTTGACGGGTACGTTCTATTTTCTGTCTCAAGGCGCGAAAACTGTAATCAAAACTGAGATGAAAAGTGGAAAACTGGCAGTAAAATGGTGATGTGCTGCTGTCGAgattagtaacaataaaaaaaagcaGACGGCTTCTCTTGTTCGTTATATGGTGTGTTAAATTACCAATACGTaaagaaagttaaattttaatttgcttGACAAGTCTTAGGTGACGCGAATTTAGTTTAAATTAACCACGCCAGTAAAGAAAATCAACTGTTTTTGTACACACCCAAACATAGAGTCGTTCGCAAAGTGTACTGCAACGAATGTGGATATTCAATAAAGTTTCCATGTTGGTTTCATTACGTTTAGAGAGTAGAGCATGCGATTAGGGATGtgctaaaaattcaaatattggTATAAAAAATGGATTGCATTTTGTTTACTAAATCGAAGTAATAAGCGTTTCTTATTTCCAGGCAAAATTCCTTAATAATATGACGTAAGAAATGCAAACTTTGAACTTGAACTCATCCAAACtaaattactttacaaatatatcaataaatggttaaagataaatgaatattgtttgcttgtttgtttttgaatttcgcgaaaagctacacgagggctatctgcgctagccgtccctaatttagcagtgtaagactagagggaaggcagcgagtcatcaccacccaccgccaactcttgggctacttttaccaacgaatagtgggattgaccgtaactgtatcacgcccccacggctgggagggcgagcatgtttggtgccaccggaattcgaacccgcgactctcggtttacgagtcgaacgccttaacacgcttggcctaaATGAATATTGACAACCAAGAAAGCGAACCCAAGCATTTCATCTCTCTATTGATTTCAGgctaaataaatacaattaaaaacaactgtctttttttacagtttgaacagtaaaattaatttttattatataaacagaaaaattaattacatttttattgatgATTTGACATGACTGTAGTCAAGGATTTTATCACGAAGGTAACATATATGTGATGTTTGTAACTACGTGAATTAATTACCGTaatgaatatacaaaaaaaacaacaataatgaagATATTCACTAACTTTGTTTGTAGTATCTAAGCAAGTTATACACGATGATTTTGTATGTCCCCTGGTTGGTTTGCACTAAGTTTGtgaacttacaaagctaaaatccagggttcattTCCCCGCAGTAAATAGATCGCGATAGTCCACGACGTAACTTTGCGTTTGTTGGATTTTGTTGACAAACACAAAGTtgcataatgagctatctgcactGTTTCCATTGCATGGATCCAACCGcaatttctagcgttataagcccttaagTCGATCGCCGAGCACGTGCGAGGGGCTAACATTAAGGCATATTATTCAAACCTCGATacgtttttacattatatttatatatatatgtgtacttttTCTTCAAATCTCACATTCATAGGTGTGGTTCAGCAACCGGCGCGCGAGATGGAGGAAACAAATGGGAAGTCAGCAACTTACCGGATTCAGTGCCTTGGGTTTACCGATGGCCTACCCAACTAGCGCCTCCTACATTTTAACAGATCCGGGATATTCTAATCCACCGCAAGGTAAAGTGGGGCCTGTGTTATAAACTTATTTACGAAACGCCATGTAACTGTGGCAGTAAATGTAGACTAATAATAGATCAAACTTTCAGTACTGGAAACAACATAAGAAAAGGGAGTTGATTCTAGTTATGTTTGAGTTACTGCTCTAAcattacagaaaatgttttccattttaatttaaccatttatttctatcaaaatttcaaaacattttcacttttaaatatatttaaggtGTTTAAAGTTCATTTACGAAACGCCATGAACTGCAATGGCTACAgtaattttgatgaaatttttcAGTTACGAAATTTATTTTTGTCCCTTTATTAGACTTGTGGCGTCATCTATTGAGCAAATAATTAATCTTTTGTGAAAATTGCTTTTATGGGTATAAAATCTGTAATTAATGGTAGCGTTACCTTTTAAAGGTTTCTATACgtgaaatgtcttttttttttaagtagagaTAACTTTTATACTCCCTACAAATAACGTGTTGCAGATAAAGATTCGTATATCACTTCTTACGCTATTTCAATATGCTTGTACATTTTATATTGCTGATAAtttgaggtaaaaaaaaaacgttttcagaTCCAGGTGTGTTGCATCATCCCGTTCAGCCTACGTCCTCAGTACCGCTTCATCACCATCAGGGCGTGGCCATGGCTGACAATCGCGCAGGCTTGAACTACACCAATCACGTAACAGATTCATGCTACGTCTCATCTGGCTCCACCCTTCCATCCCAGGTCAGTCTCAAgcagaatataattaaaaatataaggaaTAATTTAAGTCACGAGACACAAAACTATTGGTATACGATTCAGTGTATGTTTTAGAAGAAAACCGCATTTTGActgtgtccaccgcggagaaCGGAActctggattttaacgttgtatgtctgtagatttacaGTTGTCCCATCAGGGTTCAAATACTATTCGAAATTATGTTTGTAAAAccaataatttattatcaaactCGTTCAATAACCATCAAGTGCACCAAATAAcaaactttctctcaaatatgaAAGTGATGTTTGTTTTATCTAACCCTAGAATTttaggtttctttgttgttaagcgcaaagcctATTGCGGGTACCGAAACCTTCTTTTTAGCGTTAATAAGCCTTCAAACTGTCGTTGAGCCATTGGAAGACTTTCTTAGGATTACTAATAGAAAcacttcttttgttgttgttatcaaGCATTTGTTGAATAAACAATAGTTTCTTGGTTACAGGGCCCCTTAGTAAGATATATTAATCAACACATACACATGTACATTTATTACTGTTCGCAtcagttataatattatacataaaattagtaatttaatTCAATCGGACGTTGCAATAAGTAAAGTTGTGCAACATGTGTTGGATAAAACGCGTCCCCCCCCCCACTGGTAGCAAATAGTAGAAAAATATTGATAGACtcgttttattttgttgtgttttttttcagttgagactgttttatttttctaatagggtggttggccttcAGATGTGGTGTGTGCAGTAAATTTGAGAGAGTTTAAGAAAAGGCTTGATAAATGTTTGGttgacatattttaaaagttcagtGTAGTGCATGGGACGGCTTAGCTGGATGACCTAACAGCCCTTTGAtgacctttattttatttttactgagaaATGAAGCAACTCCAGTAACATATGTCATTCTGTTCagttggaggcccggcatggccaggtggttaactcgctcgacttgtaatctgagggtcgtgggctcgaatccctgtcacacaaaacatgctcgcccttttagtcgttgggaggttatgtgacgatcaatcccactattcgttggtaagaaagtagcccacgagttggcggtggatggtgatgactagctgccttccctctagtctatcactgctaaattaggatcgactagcgcagatagccctcatgtagctttgcgcgaaattcaaaacatacaaatcCAGAGGGCAGAACGCTTTTTTGTGAACCATAAACCCTCGgacttatttatttgtattcaccCGTGTAGTTAGTTATCCAGAGGATACGCTTCCTCACCATTATGTAACGTCCCGTGGAAACTTCTTCTATAACAAAGTCTTGGTACAGAAAAGGCTTCAGTGAAGACACTTTGTTTTCCATATCACTGTCCTTCTTGTTGTTAAAACAAGTCAACCGTTGTTGCTGTAACAACCAGCAAAACAGTTTCTCTTTTCCAATAATATAAACCCAAGACACAGAAGAGCCGTGTGCGATATTCACATGCATATTCCTGTGTTTCATTTCCCAAAGAACTGATGCGTTTCAAAACGAAGTAAAGTCTTCTGAGACGATAAAACTGGAGCACCCATCAAAGGACGTTACTTTACAAAAGCTCGAACAGCGTGTTAACACGCGCGAGGTGACGTCATGGCTCACGGCTCCAAATAATGGCAACCTAAACTTCCTCTAGAGCATGTGGTATTATATTCTGTGGACAGCAACATTTCTTGCTTTTAAGCTTCAGTAATTTCATGACAGAGATGGACGCTGATTTACAGAACGTGTTTTGTCTACTCGCTGTCAATTGTTTTTTCAAAGAGGGCTGTTCTTTAATTCAGCGCCTTTCTTCAGGAGGAAAAAAGTCTTGCTCAGAGATTTTATTAGTTCATATATATTTTGCTATCCAAGCACTTCATCAACTGAAACGTCACTGACGACGTTCGCATAACCTCGCACAACTGGAACGAATAACGCTTGGGCGATCCTTGAAATTGCCGAAAAGCTGTTGAAAACATGAAATTGGTCAATGAAATGTGGTCCTCATAATTGTCCTCATTTGACGTTACGTCTTTGTGAGAAATGTCGCGGTGGTTAAGGGGACACTGGAGCGTCCACTGGTGGATGTCTGTACAAGTAACATTTAGGTAATTACGTCAGTGCTAAGAGAAGAGTATAACAGTGGGTTCGCTACAAGTTATGAACTACTGAATAGCGTTACAGTGAAGCTCAAATGAAATCGAAACTGTCACGATCGGAAGTGGCCTAGTACCAGGTTGCGTATCGGTAAGTCCGAGGTGCTTACTACGATACTGTTGAAAGCGTTTCACACTTTCAGCGATGGGTattttataagagtgacagtcaactcCGTTGATTGGTTCAAAGCCAgacaaggatttttttttttttttttagtgtacgTGGATGCTGCTGTCTGGCTACCTTCTATccagtcagtagttcaaaatttggAGCAGCTATGCcgaaatagcccttgtgtagcttttctgTATGATAACAGTACACCTCACTATCCCTAAATGTACATCCATCGACAAGAAGCTTTACTCTTCTGTGTCTTAGTTCTGAATTCTGGGTTTGATTCTTGAAATCCGCTATTGCTCACCCAGGACCACGACCTTAAGATCATGACACCCTTTTAGATGTCGTCAGTCTAGACTGTCGCTGTATTTTCATTACTGTTTGGATATCAACAGTTGCTGACCTCTAGCTGGTTGTATTTTCTGACCATAGCCATTTCACACATTCAGTTATGGGCGATCTCCGAAGTTTTTAACTTTCAGTTGTTGTAAGACCCGTTGGCTACTATAAAACCGTTTGTTTCTTTCTAAGGTTGTTGAATTAATGACGTGATGTTTATCCTGTTCTTGTGCCCTCCCCCCTCCGAAAGTCTTAATTTTCATGAAAGTGATAAGTTATAAAGATAACTGTGTTATGTTGCAATtcattataaaatttcaaaaagggTATCCGAATCTACCCTCAACTGATCTAACAGCGAAAATCTGATGAAGGAACTTAATATTGGAATACAAGTCTGACCACAGAACACCAAAGAACTTAATATTAGAATATGAATCTGACCACGCAACACCAAGGTACTTAATATTAGAATATCAGTCTGACCACAGAACACCAATGACCGTTATTTCGAAATACCACTGTGTATTTTGGTTCAAAAGAAGACAAGCAACTCCATAGTGACATATAACAAGGATGTCACCTATATTGCATCTCTCCCTCTGTACTAAACAGCGAACTTCATGGGGGTTTGAGCACACACACAAACCAAAACATCTGTGTGGGATATAGAAACACATTCAATCCTAATTTTCACGAAAACAAATACTGCCACCTAGCGCTAGACATTCCAAGTTACAtactatgtttgttttgaatttcacgcaaagctactcaagggctatctgcgctagccgtccctaatttagcagtgtaagactagagggaaggcaactagtcatcaccaccaaccgccaactcttgggctacttctttaccaacgaatagtgggattgaccatcacattataacgcctccacagttgaaagggcgaacatgtttggtgcgacatggatttgaacccacgaccctcaaattacgagttgaacgtcttaacccacctgaccatgtcaggcTTACATTTGGTGACGTTCAGTAGAAAGTATAAAACTGGCCTTAGTAATATTAGTGATACAAActtctcaatgttaacaatagAATATTAACTTCTGTCACTACCGTGGGTACGTGTCCCCCTCTACAGCTTTGGTATTGGAGTTGAGGATTTTCTAACCCCATGAAGAAAGGGAgattttaaagtaagaaaagtgTAAGTTTACAAGTTTCAGATAAGTGATGAAACCTGTGTCTGGTTGTCTTCCAATGTGAACCAAAAAACTGGTGCTAGGAGATTTGTCTATCAATTAATGTAGTAGTTAAatagtttaagttttatttacagCATCTATAAAGTACACATTCAAAAGTTATATAACCCATATAAGGTGATGGACTACACCTGTTTGGTACATAACCCATATAAGATAGTGGACCACACCTGTTTGGTACATAACCCATATAAGGTAGTGGACTACACCTATTTGTCACATCACCCATATAAGGTTGTGGACTACACCTGTTTGTCACATTGCCCTAACAGGTGATGGACTACACCTATTTGCCACATCACGCATATAAGGTGGTGGACTACACCTGTTTGGTACATCACCCATATAAGGTGGTGGACTACACCTGTTTGTACATTATTATACAGCGAGATTatccatattttaaatataaagtccGTTTTTTAGACAGTCCAGTAACCAGACTGCACGGCATGTTGGTTGTTCTTTTCATACACTGAAACGACTTCAGTTCACACATCAGGAGATCGTTCTTTCTGCTCTGAGTGCTGTCATGCGTCTCTGTTAAAGTTTACTTATATCTACTTACAGTTTTAACCACCGTCTACAGTATACATGTCTGGTAATTGTGTATTAACCAGTAGATTAGTTACCAACGTTCTAGtgaatgtttctgtttttttcgTTCCGTTTAACCACATCAAATTAACAACTCTGTTTTTCAGGTACTGAATATGTTAAGTTCCAGCGTCCCCGCCAGCACTCCGTCTGTCAACCCTGGAGAGTACACGGTCCATCATCAGCCTCTGCCTCTTCATCCTGGGTCGGCAGCTGTCGGGTCTGCGACCGGAGTCTCCTCCGAGGAGACCGCTGCCAGTTGGAATGCCAGCGCCGGTCTTCACAGCCGGGTGCCGGCAGCCATGAACGGCTGGGGACCTCACACCCACGCGGCCACCGGCGCTGATGCCTTCGGTCACGGGAACTCGGAGCCAGCATTCGGTGGTGGGATGCTCTCCCACAGTGGGGAACACTTCATGTCCCCACCGTTCAACGGAATGCCACACTACCACGCCGGTATGGACCTTAAACACTCTTTCTATTACACCGGTCAGTTTACCACGGGGATCCGAGGCCTAACGATATGACGTCATTCTAATTGGGATGTCAGCTTGTTGACACCCGAAAACGACAGGACGAAACGTTGGTTATGTTGACATTCAAGACATTTTGTCGTGGATAGATACCTTGGAAAATGATAGAGGGCGTCAGGTTTCAGAGGTCGCTTAAAGTGACGTCATGAAACGTCAATCAATTGGAAAGCAACAAACAAGTGGAGACTGTTGTTGTTCAGTGTTTTTCTTTAGTAAACATATGAACACAATATCTACATGTACTACATTATTGTTAGGGGAAAAAGTACCCACTCACCCACCCCATCTCCGAAAGTTATTTCGCTATCTGAGAACTGAAAAAAAAGACCAAACATAGAAGTTTCCATTTTTATGAATAACAAATCAAGGTTAGCTCTTAAGACTCACCAGTAAGGAAAACTTATAATAACGTATGATATAATCTAGACTTACACCCCACCTTTAAACTGAGTTAGTGTTTTGTATTTACTTACTAGTAAGTTCTGTGTACATAGTTACTTCTGTCGTAACTTCAGTGTTTAGGTTTTATTCTTTCTGTTCCTTCGCTACATTCgaatatattcattaaaagtGTGTTGTTATTAACGTATGTAAATTAACCAACCTGTGCCGATAACACATACCTGTAAGAATCGTAGTTTGATGCTTATACGTTATTATTACATGTGTGCCTAAGCCTATTCCAAACATCACAACTTAGACCGTCCATTTTATCATTACTTACCCTGGTGATCAATTTCGGTACTATTTAAAGTAGTACATAGTTTATACGTATGGAAATAACGAGACACCTAAA
Proteins encoded in this window:
- the LOC143254112 gene encoding uncharacterized protein LOC143254112, producing the protein MGSQQLTGFSALGLPMAYPTSASYILTDPGYSNPPQDPGVLHHPVQPTSSVPLHHHQGVAMADNRAGLNYTNHVTDSCYVSSGSTLPSQVLNMLSSSVPASTPSVNPGEYTVHHQPLPLHPGSAAVGSATGVSSEETAASWNASAGLHSRVPAAMNGWGPHTHAATGADAFGHGNSEPAFGGGMLSHSGEHFMSPPFNGMPHYHAGMDLKHSFYYTGQFTTGIRGLTI